A segment of the Odoribacter splanchnicus DSM 20712 genome:
CATCAAAGCTTTCACTGCATAGTAATTCATCCGGTATTGCCGGTAAAAAAGATCATTACCATTTTCTCCTCCACTGTAATTTCTGGCTCCATCGGTAATAACAGGATCGACATCCTTCAATAAATCAGCAGCTCTTGTCAAATCGGTAAGCACACAGTTTAATACGCTGTCTGCGCTTAACAAAGGTTCGACAATCCGTTCCGAAGAAGTCTGGTAAGGTATACTTGCCTGCTCCTTTTCCGTCCAAAGTGGCCCGAACAGCCGGAGCATATCGAAATGTAACATAGCACGTAATCCCAACGCCTCGCCTTTGATCAATTTATAATACAGTTCCGGCAGCACCGGATTCCCGTCTCCGCAATGTTCCAGTATAGCATTCAAATTCGAAATCTGGGAATAAGTGGTCTTCCATACCGTTTCGAACCGGTCTTTTGACGTCTTACTATCATAAGCATAGGACTGGTAACCACTATAATTGTGCTCACTGGTGGTACAATTATAATACTGAGCCATCACATCGATTATACCGGCCGACAAATTACCTCCATAATTCGACGAACTATTCATATTCAGGTACACCCCGTTTAAAGCCATCAGAAACCCCTCTCTTTCTTCAAACAGGTCTTTTTCCATAATCTGATCCTCCGGAGCCACATCCAACCAGGAATTACATGAAGCGCCTATCAGTAAAAGCCCCAGTATCCATATTCTTTTTATTCTATTCATAATCTAATCTTTTTAGCATTAAAACCTTATACCTAAAGAAAAAGCCACACTACGGGCAAAAGGATAATCCAATCCCCGTTCATTTTTTACAGTAGATATCCGGAAAATATCGTTCATATATCCGCGTATAGTCATGGAAGAAGCACCGAAATGCCTCAGCCAGCGAGCCTGGGTTTCATACCCGATGGAAACCGATTCACAGGATAATGTATTCTCATCGGCAACAAAACGGGAAGACATCGGAGTGGTTTCATTCAGAGATATGGCTTTAAATTTAGCGACATCCCCGGGTTTCTGCCAACGGTCGTACAGGGCTCGTTTGTCCTGATTATAATACACGTCCTGATCAGAAATATTCTCTACTTTATTGTACAGAGCACTCAGAAAAATCTGTCCACCTACCCGGTAACGGAAATTTATCGAAGCCGACAATCCTTTCCAATAGAATGAACTGCCGATCACACCTTCCAGCTTAGGATCTGAGTTACCGACGATGACCTCATCATTATAATCGAATTCAAAAGTCTGAGTTCCATCTTTCTTGATGAAAATTTCCCGTCCGGTCACCGGATCGATTCCGGCCGAACGTACAGCCCAGATATCAGAAGGGCTTCCTCCGTCATAATAACGTTTCAAATTTGAACTTCCGATCTTTTGATCAGTTTCATCTTTCCGGTTTTGTGCATTGTATTTTTCCAGTGCATTCCCGATATTCTTATATTCATATTTTAAATGCCGTAAATTTCCATTGATACTCCAGTTCAGCTCCTCCTTCTGTAACACGACGACATTAGCCGAAAGTGTATACCCTTTGGTCGTCTGTTTTCCCAGATTGGTCGGTACGGAAGCTGTGCCTGTCGAAGTCGGTAAGGTCACTGATACCAATAAAGGATCGGTATTCTTCATAAAATAGTCGAAATTCAGACGTAAACGACGATGAAATATTTCTACATCGAATCCGAAATTCTGATCGATTGTTTTCTGCCATTCCAGATTCGGATTCCCGTAAGAAGATATTCTGGCTCCTAAACCGAAAGGATTATTAAAACTTGTCGTATAGCTATACATATTGGACGACATGTACAGGCTAAAATTCTGGTTACCCGGATTACCGATCGAATAACGCAATTTCAGAAAATCAATAAACGCACAGTTTTTTACAAAAGATTCATTGTGTATATTCCAGCCGACACCTACCGCCCAGGTTGTCGTAAACTTATTCGAAACTCCGAAAACAGATGAACCGTCCGCCCTGAAATTAGCATCCAACAGATAACGGTTATCATAGGCATATCCCCCGTTCATATAATAACTGGCCGAACGTTTCTGGCTGTTTGAATAAGAAGGCTTCTCTCCGGACGGATAACCATTGGAAAAAGTAGGAGTGATATTCCGGTCGTCGACATAACCTATCGCTCTAAAACCGGAAGTCTTGTTTTTATTATCGGACACCTGCATACCCACAACGGCATTCACCATGTGTTTATTGTCAAACAACTTACCGAAAGTCGCATTCAAATCCCCGTCATAGCTCAACACATCCCCATTGGTTTCAGAATAAGATCCTTTTTCTTTTTCACTCTTCCCGTAAAATACCGAAGCTTTAGGAGATTGAAAAACTTCTTGTTTAGACACCGACTTCGATACGCTGATTCTGGCTCTCAACCGGAGAGGTTCAATAACCCGCCAATCCACCTCAAAATTGTTCCGGAAGCCGAAATTCCGGGTTCGGTTGGAAGAATTCAAAGACATATCGTACAACGGATTGAAGACATATTCATCACCTGACATAAGTTTATATTTCTCGAGCACTGCCTCCGGCTCTCCATAATCGTTCACTTTCCGGTAATAGGGATTGGCCTGTGAGAATTTGGAAAAAGCTACTTTTTCGCGATCGGATACCGAATAATCAAAATTGACGTAATCGGTAAATGCCAGATTTTTGTAACGGTAAATCAAACGGACGTTTCCGTTCAGGACATTATTGTCAGACCCTTTCATGACACCGGCTGTCCGGTTATAATTTACCCCTAAACCATAACGCATACGGGAATCTCCCCCTTCAATAAAAAGATCATGACTGTGGGAAGTGGCAAAACGTAAAGGTTCGTTCAGCCAATACGAATCCACCCCTTTCTCCACTTCAGCCAAACGTTGGTAGTAAGTAGACTGATAACCTTCGTCTATAATTTCCCCATTTGCATCTAAAGGACCATAACGGCCGGCTAATTTTTCAAATGCCAATTTTTCACGGGCATTCATCAAATTATAATCCGAAAGATCGGCAAATGAAAAATTCAGGTTCCCATTGTAATTCACTTGCAGTTTTCCGGCTTCAGGAGCTTTTGTTTCAACGACAATAACACCGTTCGCTGCCTTGGAACCATAAATAGCGGTTGCAGCAGCATCTTTCAATACAGTGATACTGGCCACCCGGTCCATACTCAGATTACTGATTGCTTTCAAGGTCGATTCGAATCCATCCAGAATAAACAGGGGCTGGTTCGGGTCAGTATCATATTCCTGGGTTAATCCGACAACACTCGTTTTACCACGCACATTAATATCCGGCAAAGTATTGGGGTCAGAGCCGAACTGATTATTCTCAATGATCGCAAAAGAAGGATCGATGGTTTTCAGACTTTGCAAGACATTGGTATTCCCGATCATCTTCAACTCCTTATGGGTATAGGTCTGGGAAGAACCGGTAAAACTCTCTTTTTTCCTGGAATAAATACCGGTGATCACCACCTCTTCCATCTCCGTCGCTTCTTCTTTTAACACAACGGTCAAAGGTTCTGTATTCTTCAAAGTCATTTCAACCGAAGTCATTCCGATAAAAGAAAATACCAAAGTCTGGCCTACAGGATTCGGTAAGCTGATTTCAAAATCTCCGTTTACCCCCGTTGTCGTTCCTAAGGCCGTTCCTTTAATCATAACGGTTACACCCGGTAATGCATTCCCACTTTTGTCCATCACCTGACCGCTAATCCGCTTAGCCACTTGTACTGTCTGCGGGACAGCCGATTTCCGCAGAATAATCGTATTGTTATCTATTTCCGCCGTAAACCCCGTCCCCCTTAAAGCCTGC
Coding sequences within it:
- a CDS encoding SusC/RagA family TonB-linked outer membrane protein, producing MRKQGCKKWALYVPQLVALLLVFNLNLNATAFSQHQRLNLKLKDATLEEFISAIKRQCDVGFIYDYNKTKDLKGITVTAVNEEISAVLEQALRGTGFTAEIDNNTIILRKSAVPQTVQVAKRISGQVMDKSGNALPGVTVMIKGTALGTTTGVNGDFEISLPNPVGQTLVFSFIGMTSVEMTLKNTEPLTVVLKEEATEMEEVVITGIYSRKKESFTGSSQTYTHKELKMIGNTNVLQSLKTIDPSFAIIENNQFGSDPNTLPDINVRGKTSVVGLTQEYDTDPNQPLFILDGFESTLKAISNLSMDRVASITVLKDAAATAIYGSKAANGVIVVETKAPEAGKLQVNYNGNLNFSFADLSDYNLMNAREKLAFEKLAGRYGPLDANGEIIDEGYQSTYYQRLAEVEKGVDSYWLNEPLRFATSHSHDLFIEGGDSRMRYGLGVNYNRTAGVMKGSDNNVLNGNVRLIYRYKNLAFTDYVNFDYSVSDREKVAFSKFSQANPYYRKVNDYGEPEAVLEKYKLMSGDEYVFNPLYDMSLNSSNRTRNFGFRNNFEVDWRVIEPLRLRARISVSKSVSKQEVFQSPKASVFYGKSEKEKGSYSETNGDVLSYDGDLNATFGKLFDNKHMVNAVVGMQVSDNKNKTSGFRAIGYVDDRNITPTFSNGYPSGEKPSYSNSQKRSASYYMNGGYAYDNRYLLDANFRADGSSVFGVSNKFTTTWAVGVGWNIHNESFVKNCAFIDFLKLRYSIGNPGNQNFSLYMSSNMYSYTTSFNNPFGLGARISSYGNPNLEWQKTIDQNFGFDVEIFHRRLRLNFDYFMKNTDPLLVSVTLPTSTGTASVPTNLGKQTTKGYTLSANVVVLQKEELNWSINGNLRHLKYEYKNIGNALEKYNAQNRKDETDQKIGSSNLKRYYDGGSPSDIWAVRSAGIDPVTGREIFIKKDGTQTFEFDYNDEVIVGNSDPKLEGVIGSSFYWKGLSASINFRYRVGGQIFLSALYNKVENISDQDVYYNQDKRALYDRWQKPGDVAKFKAISLNETTPMSSRFVADENTLSCESVSIGYETQARWLRHFGASSMTIRGYMNDIFRISTVKNERGLDYPFARSVAFSLGIRF